A DNA window from Malus domestica chromosome 12, GDT2T_hap1 contains the following coding sequences:
- the LOC103451204 gene encoding transcription factor bHLH140-like yields the protein MDYFTATNDSSSNNFSKSSSSVTKNNRGGGKNKSKGVRLSTDPQSVAARERRHRISDRFKILQSLVPGGTKLDTVSMLEEAIHYVKFLKTQIWLHQSMINSVDDHHDPSPSMLMDIPAHRHGLHPTGCFDQLPPQHHQQTHDLFAHSNFVSAAGSVQPPSPAVNIPIMPEYNCFQGQETLANIEAYMKYYS from the coding sequence ATGGACTACTTCACTGCTACTAATGACTCTAGCTCAAATAATTTCTCTAAATCGTCTTCTTCCGTGACAAAAAACAATCGTGGTGGTGGGAAGAACAAAAGCAAAGGAGTGAGGCTGTCCACTGATCCACAGAGCGTGGCTGCTCGCGAGAGGAGGCACAGGATCAGTGACCGGTTCAAGATCTTGCAGAGCTTGGTTCCTGGTGGGACCAAGCTTGACACTGTGTCCATGCTGGAGGAGGCTATCCACTATGTGAAGTTCCTCAAGACTCAGATATGGCTTCACCAGAGCATGATCAACTCTGTGGACGATCACCATGATCCATCAccgtccatgttgatggacatTCCAGCTCATCGTCATGGTCTTCATCCAACTGGGTGCTTTGATCAGCTTCCCCCGCAGCATCATCAGCAGACTCATGATTTGTTCGCTCACAGCAATTTCGTTAGTGCTGCTGGTTCAGTGCAACCACCATCGCCAGCGGTtaatattccaataatgccGGAGTATAATTGCTTCCAAGGTCAAGAAACCCTTGCCAATATTGAAGCCTATATGAAATATTATAGCTAG